One Vicia villosa cultivar HV-30 ecotype Madison, WI unplaced genomic scaffold, Vvil1.0 ctg.000041F_1_1_5, whole genome shotgun sequence DNA window includes the following coding sequences:
- the LOC131622749 gene encoding uncharacterized protein LOC131622749, which yields MSLDPAQTATTATTATTSRPISPFPNPNSKPHHHYASHSHQQQQQQQQTLPLRAPIPFNYPFPSPSRAAANHAVGGYPPPPPPPLLYSHGGGVRGMNLDYLSHALHVSRPLSHMQFPHLAAAAPSPSAKGHLKVTGRSAVSDVNGHKDTSARERSRDETLTVVRDRKVRLTEDASLYALCRSWLRNGVNEESQPAQKDATMALPKPLPASMVDTCTSNKKDDENAEDEQEEDEKSVEHLSTQDLLKRHIKRAKRVRARFREERSQRIARYRNRLRLLVPPPA from the exons ATGTCGTTAGATCCAGCTCAAACCGCCACAACTGCCACAACCGCTACAACGTCAAGACCTATTTCGCCATTCCCAAATCCGAACTCGAAACCGCACCATCACTACGCATCGCATTCACATCAGCAGCAACAGCAACAGCAACAAACCCTTCCGCTTCGTGCTCCAATTCCGTTTAATTATCCGTTCCCTTCCCCCTCACGCGCCGCCGCTAATCACGCTGTTGGCGGTTATCCGCCTCCGCCTCCTCCGCCGCTTTTGTATTCTCACGGAGGTGGTGTTCGCGGTATGAATTTGGATTATCTAAGTCACGCCTTGCACGTGAGTAGACCACTCTCGCACATGCAGTTTCCTCATCTTGCTGCTGCTGCTCCCTCGCCTTCTGCTAAAGGACACCTCAAG GTTACGGGTAGATCTGCAGTTTCTGATGTCAATGGTCATAAAGATACAAGTGCGAG GGAAAGAAGCAGAGATGAGACACTCACAGTTGTTAGAGACCGAAAA GTCAGACTAACAGAGGATGCTTCTCTATATGCACTTTGTAGATCATGGTTGAGAAACGGAGTAAATGAAGAAAGCCAG CCAGCACAAAAAGATGCAACAATGGCACTTCCCAAACCATTGCCTGCATCTATGGTGGATACCTGTACCTCAAACAAGAAAGATGATGAAAATGCCGAAGATGAGCAAGAAGAG GATGAGAAGTCTGTCGAGCACTTATCGACACAAGATCTATTGAAGAGACATATCAAGCGTGCGAAAAGGGTTAGAGCACG TTTTAGGGAAGAACGGTCGCAGCGCATTGCAAGATACAGAAATAGGCTAAGGCTTTTGGTTCCTCCGCCGGCCTGA